A stretch of the Glycine soja cultivar W05 chromosome 13, ASM419377v2, whole genome shotgun sequence genome encodes the following:
- the LOC114382002 gene encoding uncharacterized protein LOC114382002: MASESGKDGAGVPRKLKFKPRAPPRRVIKQEVKAEVVDDVDVDADAEHAAKENLLKRFHERESAVKAKYKVEKKVLASQIAFGYGGESTSMKSYGIPRGGSSININQSSASNGAKEKEYQEPWDYDSNYPVTLPLRRPYSGNPALLDDQEFGEAAEPRAYDENASNSAMELDLLEHNPEASMFFINLPTKLPMIKQSATAGSSDVNVKSRPHGGSKNVEELCELNELSSGFMGKMLVYKSGAIKLKLGNTLYDVSSGMKCACAQDLVAINTAQKHCCTIGEISKRVSITPDIDAIIDNLPDL; this comes from the exons ATGGCTTCAGAGTCTGGAAAGGACGGTGCCGGCGTCCCAAGGAAG CTTAAATTTAAACCAAGAGCTCCACCTCGTCGAGTGATAAAGCAAGAAGTTAAAGC TGAAGTGgttgatgatgttgatgttgatgctgATGCAGAACATGCTGCTAAGGAGAATCTGCTGAAGCGTTTCCAT GAGAGGGAGAGTGCGGTGAAGGCAAAGTACAAGGTTGAGAAAAAAG TGTTAGCTTCTCAAATTGCTTTTGGTTATGGTGGCGAATCAACTTCTATGAAATCATATGGTATTCCCAGGGGTGGGAGCAGTATCAACATCAATCAGAGTTCAGCATCTAATG GGGCGAAAGAGAAAGAATACCAAGAGCCATGG GACTATGACAGTAATTATCCAGTAACTCTTCCCTTGAGGAGGCCTTATTCTGGAAACCCAG CTCTTCTTGATGACCAAGAATTTGGGGAGGCTGCAGAGCCAAGAGCTTATGATGAAAATGCATCAAATTCAGCAATGGAGCTTGACCTTTTG GAGCACAACCCAGAGGCAAGTATGTTCTTTATTAATTTGCCTACAAAATTGCCTATGATTAAACAATCAGCTACTGCTGGAAGCAGCGATGTTAATGTGAAGTCTAGACCTCATGGGGGTTcaaaaaacgtggaggagctctGTGAGTTGAACGAGTTATCATCTGGCTTCATGGGTAAAATGCTTGTATACAAAAGTGGTGCAATCAAGCTTAAGCTTGGCAATACCCTTTATGAT GTTTCCTCGGGTATGAAATGTGCCTGTGCCCAAGATTTGGTTGCTATCAATACCGCTCAAAAACATTGTTGCACAATTGGGGAGATCAGCAAGCGTGTTTCTATAACCCCGGATATAGACGCCATAATTGACAATTTGCCTGATTTGTAA
- the LOC114382009 gene encoding growth-regulating factor 1-like isoform X2 gives MNGRNVNTNRFPFTPSQWQELEHQALIYKYMASGISIPPDLLFTIKRTTHLDSSRLLPHHPQHFGWNYLPMGLGRKIDPEPGRCRRTDGKKWRCSKEAYPDSKYCERHMHRGKNRSRKPVEVLKTTPTTAAVATNTDASTPTTILSITKNSPSHALSPTTHSLSHDTYHHHHHHPHPQQHSSHSFLYHHSSRPSSGAALSFQDNSAPLFLDTASCSQNNNNTDCRNRYVYGLKEEVDEHAFFTEPSGTMRSFSASSMEDSWQLTPLTISSSSSSKQRNCSGLSNDNNEYSYLQLQSLNGNNSKQPQQDQGCYISGSDVKCETFMKLGKEEPQKTVHRFFDEWPPKSRGSWLDLDDKSSTTQLSISIPTSTHDFATFNSTTQRDG, from the exons ATGAATGGAAGGAACGTTAACACAAACAGGTTCCCTTTCACTCCTTCCCAGTGGCAAGAGCTTGAACACCAAGCTCTCATCTACAAATACATGGCTTCAGGTATCTCCATCCCCCCTGACCTTCTCTTCACCATCAAAAGAACAACCCACTTGGACTCCTCAAGACTATTGCCTCACCACCCTCAACACT TTGGATGGAACTATTTGCCAATGGGGTTGGGGAGGAAAATAGACCCGGAGCCAGGGAGGTGTAGAAGAACAGATGGAAAGAAATGGAGGTGCTCAAAGGAGGCGTATCCAGATTCAAAGTACTGTGAGAGGCACATGCACAGAGGGAAAAATCGTTCAAGAAAGCCTGTGGAAGTTTTGAAAACAACACCAACGACAGCAGCAGTGGCAACAAACACAGATGCCTCAACCCCAACAACAATCTTATCAATCACCAAAAACAGTCCTTCACATGCACTCTCCCCAACCACTCATTCTCTCTCTCATGACActtaccatcatcatcatcatcaccctCACCCTCAGCAACATTCCTCCCACTCCTTCCTCTATCATCATTCTTCGAGGCCCTCTTCCGGTGCTGCTTTGTCATTTCAAGACAACAGTGCCCCCTTGTTTCTCGACACTGCTTCTTGCTCTCAGAATAACAACAACACTGACTGcag GAACAGGTATGTGTATGGACTGAAGGAGGAGGTGGACGAGCATGCCTTCTTCACAGAACCTTCTGGAACTATGAGAAGCTTCTCTGCTTCCTCAATGGAAGATTCATGGCAACTCACACCACTGACTATAAGCTCCTCTTCCTCTTCGAAACAGAGGAACTGCTCTGGTTTATCCAATGACAACAACGAGTACTCCTACTTGCAACTTCAGAGCCTCAATGGCAACAACTCAAAACAGCCGCAACAAGATCAAGGTTGCTACATATCAGGCAGTGATGTCAAGTGCGAAACATTCATGAAACTTGGGAAAGAAGAACCTCAGAAAACCGTTCATCGCTTCTTCGATGAATGGCCCCCTAAAAGCAGAGGATCGTGGCTTGATTTGGATGATAAATCATCCACCACCCAGCTTTCAATTTCCATTCCAACTTCTACTCATGATTTTGCAACTTTCAATTCAACAACCCAACGAG atGGTTGA
- the LOC114382754 gene encoding mediator of RNA polymerase II transcription subunit 20a-like — protein sequence MPIRCILHWQPNQGSVVNSQVLNEISQCVESLNGVKEGRCKASLTFYRPNLRDQSVTIDFPRDFLGISMLEQPNKYYLIIRGQKIVLEADSSILLIMEKLQSYKSKVALHFEGVLYKLGDFQIRVIKVVPSQAESLRGIMIEIEYLPISSVEKSKQILEEFIDIWKEVVSKKSLAGQFMHTEPNYAEYGLSDNYTSQHTAVQYAAALAQLIQSAQLRN from the exons ATGCCCATCAGATG TATTCTGCATTGGCAACCGAACCAAGGAAGCGTTGTGAACAGCCAAGTCCTGAATGAGATCTCGCAGTGCGTCGAAAGCCTTAACGGCGTCAAAGAAGGAAGATGCAAAGCCTCCCTCACTTTCTACAGACCCAATTTACGAG ACCAATCGGTGACCATCGATTTTCCTCGCGATTTTCTGGGGATATCGATGCTGGAGCAGCCGAACAAATACTACTTAATCATTCGCGGCCAGAAGATTGTTCTCGAGGCCGATTCTTCTATCTTGCTTATCATGGAGAAACTCCAGTCCTACAAGTCCAAAGTCGCCCTTCATTTCGAG GGAGTGCTGTATAAATTGGGTGACTTTCAGATCAGGGTGATTAAAGTTGTTCCCAGTCAAGCGGAGAGTCTCAGAGGAATTATGATTGAG ATTGAGTATCTCCCTATCTCGTCAGTTGAAAAATCCAAGCAAATTTTGGAAGAGTTCATTGATATATGGAAAGAAGTCGTGTCTAAAAAATCATTAGCCGGTCAGTTCATGCATACAGAACCAAATTATGCAGAATATGGGCTTTCTGACAATTATACCTCTCAGCATACAGCTGTTCAGTATGCTGCTGCATTGGCCCAACTGATTCAATCTGCACAGTTACGGAACTAG
- the LOC114382009 gene encoding growth-regulating factor 1-like isoform X3, whose product MNGRNVNTNRFPFTPSQWQELEHQALIYKYMASGISIPPDLLFTIKRTTHLDSSRLLPHHPQHFGWNYLPMGLGRKIDPEPGRCRRTDGKKWRCSKEAYPDSKYCERHMHRGKNRSRKPVEVLKTTPTTAAVATNTDASTPTTILSITKNSPSHALSPTTHSLSHDTYHHHHHHPHPQQHSSHSFLYHHSSRPSSGAALSFQDNSAPLFLDTASCSQNNNNTDCRYVYGLKEEVDEHAFFTEPSGTMRSFSASSMEDSWQLTPLTISSSSSSKQRNCSGLSNDNNEYSYLQLQSLNGNNSKQPQQDQGCYISGSDVKCETFMKLGKEEPQKTVHRFFDEWPPKSRGSWLDLDDKSSTTQLSISIPTSTHDFATFNSTTQRGNEL is encoded by the exons ATGAATGGAAGGAACGTTAACACAAACAGGTTCCCTTTCACTCCTTCCCAGTGGCAAGAGCTTGAACACCAAGCTCTCATCTACAAATACATGGCTTCAGGTATCTCCATCCCCCCTGACCTTCTCTTCACCATCAAAAGAACAACCCACTTGGACTCCTCAAGACTATTGCCTCACCACCCTCAACACT TTGGATGGAACTATTTGCCAATGGGGTTGGGGAGGAAAATAGACCCGGAGCCAGGGAGGTGTAGAAGAACAGATGGAAAGAAATGGAGGTGCTCAAAGGAGGCGTATCCAGATTCAAAGTACTGTGAGAGGCACATGCACAGAGGGAAAAATCGTTCAAGAAAGCCTGTGGAAGTTTTGAAAACAACACCAACGACAGCAGCAGTGGCAACAAACACAGATGCCTCAACCCCAACAACAATCTTATCAATCACCAAAAACAGTCCTTCACATGCACTCTCCCCAACCACTCATTCTCTCTCTCATGACActtaccatcatcatcatcatcaccctCACCCTCAGCAACATTCCTCCCACTCCTTCCTCTATCATCATTCTTCGAGGCCCTCTTCCGGTGCTGCTTTGTCATTTCAAGACAACAGTGCCCCCTTGTTTCTCGACACTGCTTCTTGCTCTCAGAATAACAACAACACTGACTGcag GTATGTGTATGGACTGAAGGAGGAGGTGGACGAGCATGCCTTCTTCACAGAACCTTCTGGAACTATGAGAAGCTTCTCTGCTTCCTCAATGGAAGATTCATGGCAACTCACACCACTGACTATAAGCTCCTCTTCCTCTTCGAAACAGAGGAACTGCTCTGGTTTATCCAATGACAACAACGAGTACTCCTACTTGCAACTTCAGAGCCTCAATGGCAACAACTCAAAACAGCCGCAACAAGATCAAGGTTGCTACATATCAGGCAGTGATGTCAAGTGCGAAACATTCATGAAACTTGGGAAAGAAGAACCTCAGAAAACCGTTCATCGCTTCTTCGATGAATGGCCCCCTAAAAGCAGAGGATCGTGGCTTGATTTGGATGATAAATCATCCACCACCCAGCTTTCAATTTCCATTCCAACTTCTACTCATGATTTTGCAACTTTCAATTCAACAACCCAACGAGGTAATGAACTATAA
- the LOC114382009 gene encoding growth-regulating factor 1-like isoform X1: MNGRNVNTNRFPFTPSQWQELEHQALIYKYMASGISIPPDLLFTIKRTTHLDSSRLLPHHPQHFGWNYLPMGLGRKIDPEPGRCRRTDGKKWRCSKEAYPDSKYCERHMHRGKNRSRKPVEVLKTTPTTAAVATNTDASTPTTILSITKNSPSHALSPTTHSLSHDTYHHHHHHPHPQQHSSHSFLYHHSSRPSSGAALSFQDNSAPLFLDTASCSQNNNNTDCRNRYVYGLKEEVDEHAFFTEPSGTMRSFSASSMEDSWQLTPLTISSSSSSKQRNCSGLSNDNNEYSYLQLQSLNGNNSKQPQQDQGCYISGSDVKCETFMKLGKEEPQKTVHRFFDEWPPKSRGSWLDLDDKSSTTQLSISIPTSTHDFATFNSTTQRGNEL; the protein is encoded by the exons ATGAATGGAAGGAACGTTAACACAAACAGGTTCCCTTTCACTCCTTCCCAGTGGCAAGAGCTTGAACACCAAGCTCTCATCTACAAATACATGGCTTCAGGTATCTCCATCCCCCCTGACCTTCTCTTCACCATCAAAAGAACAACCCACTTGGACTCCTCAAGACTATTGCCTCACCACCCTCAACACT TTGGATGGAACTATTTGCCAATGGGGTTGGGGAGGAAAATAGACCCGGAGCCAGGGAGGTGTAGAAGAACAGATGGAAAGAAATGGAGGTGCTCAAAGGAGGCGTATCCAGATTCAAAGTACTGTGAGAGGCACATGCACAGAGGGAAAAATCGTTCAAGAAAGCCTGTGGAAGTTTTGAAAACAACACCAACGACAGCAGCAGTGGCAACAAACACAGATGCCTCAACCCCAACAACAATCTTATCAATCACCAAAAACAGTCCTTCACATGCACTCTCCCCAACCACTCATTCTCTCTCTCATGACActtaccatcatcatcatcatcaccctCACCCTCAGCAACATTCCTCCCACTCCTTCCTCTATCATCATTCTTCGAGGCCCTCTTCCGGTGCTGCTTTGTCATTTCAAGACAACAGTGCCCCCTTGTTTCTCGACACTGCTTCTTGCTCTCAGAATAACAACAACACTGACTGcag GAACAGGTATGTGTATGGACTGAAGGAGGAGGTGGACGAGCATGCCTTCTTCACAGAACCTTCTGGAACTATGAGAAGCTTCTCTGCTTCCTCAATGGAAGATTCATGGCAACTCACACCACTGACTATAAGCTCCTCTTCCTCTTCGAAACAGAGGAACTGCTCTGGTTTATCCAATGACAACAACGAGTACTCCTACTTGCAACTTCAGAGCCTCAATGGCAACAACTCAAAACAGCCGCAACAAGATCAAGGTTGCTACATATCAGGCAGTGATGTCAAGTGCGAAACATTCATGAAACTTGGGAAAGAAGAACCTCAGAAAACCGTTCATCGCTTCTTCGATGAATGGCCCCCTAAAAGCAGAGGATCGTGGCTTGATTTGGATGATAAATCATCCACCACCCAGCTTTCAATTTCCATTCCAACTTCTACTCATGATTTTGCAACTTTCAATTCAACAACCCAACGAGGTAATGAACTATAA